Proteins from a genomic interval of Methanococcoides sp. AM1:
- a CDS encoding YunC family protein, with protein sequence MIIEQIPLENGTAIGLKLEMQNAPLLVIRADKGFVMCGYLDTEMANKLGDVAAKVRGVNNFEDVLHAEVLDVTNHAKAIGIKAGMKGHEALELMF encoded by the coding sequence ATGATAATAGAACAGATACCACTTGAAAATGGCACTGCTATTGGACTGAAGCTCGAGATGCAGAACGCCCCCCTTCTTGTCATAAGAGCTGACAAGGGGTTTGTTATGTGCGGATACCTCGACACTGAGATGGCAAATAAGCTAGGCGATGTTGCAGCGAAGGTCAGAGGCGTGAACAATTTTGAGGATGTTTTGCACGCCGAAGTGCTGGATGTCACAAACCACGCAAAGGCTATTGGCATCAAAGCCGGCATGAAAGGACATGAAGCACTTGAACTGATGTTCTGA